A region of Mesorhizobium sp. AR02 DNA encodes the following proteins:
- a CDS encoding type IV toxin-antitoxin system AbiEi family antitoxin domain-containing protein produces MRTRDLTEIGIPRCYLARMCGEGLLIKVCYGTYRATDREPA; encoded by the coding sequence GTGCGGACGCGCGACTTGACTGAGATCGGAATTCCCCGCTGCTATCTGGCCCGCATGTGTGGTGAGGGGCTGCTCATCAAGGTTTGCTACGGAACCTATCGCGCCACAGATCGCGAGCCGGCATGA
- a CDS encoding xanthine dehydrogenase family protein molybdopterin-binding subunit: MGIEGVGARVARKEDKRFITGAGRYVDDMVVPGMKHAAFVRSPHAHAQIKKIDVKKAQGMPGVIGVLTGKELKADGIGNLICGWMIHSKDGSPMKMGAWSPLAFDKVRYVGDAVVIVVAETKGQARDAAEAVEITYKELKAVVDASKAMDKGAPQIHPEAENNLIFDWDIGNADDTAAAFKKAAHVIKMDIINNRLVPNAMEPRAALGHYDKAEDHYTCWTTSQNPHVARLVMSAFYNVAPENKLRVIAPDVGGGFGSKIYIYPEEIVCLWASKKTGVPVKWVADRTESFLTDAHGRDHHTHAEMAFDADHRILGLKVETKANLGAYMSLFSSATPTYLYATLLSGQYNIPAIHANVKAIYTNTAPVDAYRGAGRPEATFVMERMMETAARQFGVSPADLRRKNFITSFPHQTPVIMCYDAGDYGASLDAAMKASDYAGFAKRKAAAAKQGLLRGIGMSCYIEACGIAPSAAVGSLGAGVGLWESAEVRVNAVGTIEVLTGSHSHGQGHETTFAQLVNQRFGVPIDSVSIVHGDTDKVQMGMGTYGSRSGAVGMSAIVKALDKVEAKAKKIAAHLLEADEGDIVIENGALKVAGTDKNVPWFQVALAAYTAHNLPAGMEPGLKETAFYDPSNFTFPAGCYICEVEVDPETGTTEIVQFVAADDFGNIINPMIVEGQVHGGIAQGVGQALLEGAHYDAGGQLLTASYMDYTMPRAGDLPSFKVSTSNTPCPGNPLGIKGCGEAGAIGSPPAVINAITDAIGSNDLAMPASPSTVWAAIRAATKH; encoded by the coding sequence ATGGGCATTGAAGGTGTTGGCGCTCGGGTCGCGCGCAAGGAAGACAAAAGGTTCATCACCGGCGCCGGCCGCTATGTCGACGATATGGTGGTTCCCGGCATGAAGCATGCGGCCTTCGTGCGCAGCCCGCACGCGCATGCGCAGATCAAGAAGATCGACGTCAAGAAGGCTCAAGGCATGCCCGGTGTCATCGGCGTGCTGACCGGAAAGGAGCTCAAGGCCGACGGCATCGGCAACCTCATCTGCGGCTGGATGATCCATTCCAAGGACGGCTCGCCGATGAAGATGGGCGCATGGTCGCCGCTGGCCTTCGACAAGGTCCGCTATGTCGGCGACGCGGTGGTCATCGTCGTCGCCGAGACCAAGGGCCAGGCGCGCGATGCGGCCGAGGCGGTCGAGATCACCTACAAGGAATTGAAGGCCGTCGTCGACGCTTCCAAGGCAATGGACAAGGGCGCGCCGCAGATTCATCCGGAGGCCGAAAACAACCTGATCTTCGACTGGGACATCGGCAATGCCGACGACACCGCCGCCGCGTTCAAGAAGGCAGCCCACGTCATCAAGATGGACATCATCAACAACCGGCTGGTTCCCAATGCCATGGAGCCGCGCGCGGCACTCGGCCACTATGACAAGGCCGAGGACCATTACACCTGCTGGACGACGTCGCAGAACCCGCATGTCGCGCGGCTGGTGATGAGCGCCTTCTACAATGTCGCGCCGGAAAACAAGCTGCGCGTCATCGCGCCGGATGTCGGTGGCGGCTTTGGCTCGAAGATCTATATCTATCCGGAAGAGATCGTCTGCCTGTGGGCCTCGAAGAAGACGGGCGTTCCGGTGAAATGGGTGGCTGACCGCACTGAAAGCTTCCTCACCGACGCGCATGGCCGAGACCACCACACCCATGCCGAAATGGCTTTCGACGCGGACCACAGGATCCTTGGCCTCAAGGTCGAAACAAAAGCCAATCTCGGCGCCTACATGTCGCTGTTTTCGTCGGCGACCCCGACCTATCTCTACGCGACGCTGCTGTCGGGCCAGTACAACATCCCGGCGATCCACGCCAATGTGAAGGCGATCTACACCAACACCGCACCCGTCGATGCCTATCGCGGGGCAGGGCGGCCGGAAGCGACTTTCGTCATGGAACGCATGATGGAAACCGCCGCACGCCAGTTCGGCGTGTCGCCGGCGGACTTGCGGCGCAAGAACTTCATCACCTCGTTTCCGCACCAGACGCCGGTCATCATGTGCTATGACGCCGGCGACTATGGCGCCTCGCTCGATGCGGCCATGAAAGCTTCGGACTATGCCGGCTTTGCCAAGCGCAAGGCTGCCGCCGCCAAGCAAGGGCTGCTGCGCGGCATCGGCATGAGCTGCTACATCGAGGCCTGCGGCATCGCGCCGTCGGCGGCGGTCGGCTCGCTCGGCGCCGGCGTCGGCCTTTGGGAATCGGCCGAGGTGCGGGTCAATGCCGTCGGCACGATCGAGGTGCTGACCGGTTCGCACAGCCATGGCCAGGGTCACGAGACGACGTTCGCGCAACTGGTCAACCAGCGTTTTGGTGTGCCGATCGATTCGGTTTCGATCGTCCATGGCGACACCGACAAGGTGCAGATGGGCATGGGCACCTATGGTTCGCGCTCAGGCGCGGTCGGCATGTCGGCGATCGTCAAGGCGCTCGACAAGGTCGAGGCCAAGGCCAAGAAGATCGCGGCCCACCTGCTCGAAGCCGACGAGGGCGACATCGTCATCGAGAACGGCGCGCTGAAGGTCGCCGGTACCGACAAGAACGTGCCGTGGTTCCAGGTGGCGCTTGCCGCCTATACCGCCCACAATCTGCCGGCAGGGATGGAGCCCGGACTGAAGGAAACCGCCTTTTACGATCCGTCCAACTTCACCTTCCCGGCGGGCTGCTACATCTGCGAGGTCGAGGTCGATCCGGAGACCGGGACGACCGAGATCGTCCAGTTCGTGGCGGCCGACGATTTCGGCAACATCATCAATCCGATGATCGTCGAAGGCCAGGTGCATGGCGGCATCGCGCAAGGCGTCGGCCAGGCGCTGCTGGAAGGTGCCCATTACGACGCCGGCGGACAGCTGCTGACGGCGAGCTACATGGACTACACCATGCCGCGCGCCGGCGACCTGCCATCATTCAAGGTCTCGACCTCGAACACGCCATGCCCGGGCAATCCGCTCGGGATCAAGGGCTGCGGCGAAGCCGGTGCCATCGGTTCGCCGCCAGCAGTGATCAACGCCATCACCGATGCCATCGGCAGCAACGATCTCGCCATGCCAGCCTCGCCGTCCACCGTGTGGGCAGCGATCCGCGCCGCGACGAAGCACTGA
- a CDS encoding FAD binding domain-containing protein, with translation MYSVNYHRAASVADAAKLVKSGDAKLLSGGMTLIPAMKTRLAAPSDLVDLSRIKDLQGIKVSGKTVTIGAATTHFDVANDEKLQKACPALAHLASLIGDPAVRHKGTIGGSIANNDPAADYPAALLALGATIVTNKREISADKFFKGLFETSLKDGEIVTAVSFTAPAKAAYEKFRNPASRYAIVGVFVAKGKDGVSVAVTGAGDDGVFRSKEIEAALAKNFDAASLAGVKVPAKNLMSDIHASADYRANLITVMAKRAVAAANA, from the coding sequence ATGTACTCGGTCAACTATCACCGTGCCGCCTCGGTCGCTGATGCCGCCAAGCTCGTGAAGAGCGGCGACGCCAAGCTGCTCTCCGGTGGCATGACCTTGATCCCCGCCATGAAGACGCGGCTGGCGGCCCCCTCCGACCTTGTTGATCTGTCACGCATCAAGGATCTGCAGGGGATAAAAGTGTCGGGCAAGACGGTCACCATCGGCGCCGCCACCACGCATTTCGACGTTGCCAATGACGAGAAGCTGCAAAAGGCCTGTCCGGCGCTCGCCCATCTGGCGTCGCTGATCGGCGACCCGGCGGTGCGCCACAAGGGCACGATCGGCGGCTCGATCGCCAACAACGATCCGGCGGCGGACTATCCGGCGGCACTGCTGGCGCTGGGCGCCACCATCGTCACCAACAAGCGTGAGATATCAGCAGACAAGTTCTTCAAGGGGCTGTTCGAAACCTCGTTGAAAGATGGCGAGATCGTCACTGCGGTGTCCTTCACCGCGCCGGCAAAGGCGGCGTACGAAAAATTCCGCAACCCGGCCTCGCGCTACGCGATCGTCGGCGTGTTCGTGGCCAAGGGCAAGGATGGCGTCAGCGTTGCCGTCACCGGCGCCGGCGATGACGGTGTCTTCCGCTCGAAGGAGATCGAGGCCGCACTGGCGAAGAATTTCGACGCTGCATCGCTTGCCGGCGTGAAAGTGCCGGCGAAGAACCTGATGAGCGACATCCACGCCTCCGCCGACTACCGCGCCAATCTGATCACGGTCATGGCCAAGCGCGCGGTGGCGGCTGCCAACGCCTGA
- a CDS encoding GNAT family N-acetyltransferase, giving the protein MTSPIDRITQGDEADILALNNEHAAELSWLEAERLSFLLGEAFYARRIGDLEAFIMTFDQDANYDSPNFLWFCERYERFIYVDRVVVAAHARGRGHARRLYQDLFGHAERAGHTLVTCEVNADPPNPASDAFHAALGFAEVGDAVIHGGKKAVRYYVKQIVA; this is encoded by the coding sequence ATGACCTCTCCGATAGACCGCATAACGCAAGGCGACGAAGCGGACATATTGGCGCTCAACAATGAGCATGCCGCGGAACTGTCCTGGCTCGAAGCCGAGCGGCTGTCGTTCCTGCTTGGCGAGGCGTTTTATGCGCGACGCATCGGTGATCTCGAAGCCTTCATCATGACCTTCGACCAGGACGCCAACTACGACAGCCCGAACTTCCTCTGGTTTTGCGAACGCTACGAACGCTTCATCTATGTCGACCGCGTCGTCGTGGCGGCGCACGCAAGGGGCCGCGGCCATGCGCGCCGGCTTTATCAGGACCTGTTCGGGCATGCCGAGCGCGCCGGCCACACGCTGGTCACCTGCGAGGTCAATGCCGATCCGCCCAACCCCGCCTCGGATGCGTTCCATGCCGCGCTGGGCTTCGCCGAAGTCGGCGACGCGGTGATCCATGGCGGCAAGAAAGCGGTGCGTTACTACGTCAAGCAGATCGTCGCCTGA
- a CDS encoding cupin domain-containing protein → MRKILVSALLTAAALYANCALALDSSSTPVVVTPLASRTTTASGQPITLPQKNVQVLVSTYDIAVGATLPVHRHPFPRYAYVEAGTLKVTNVDTGNSNTYKTGDFIIEMIGQWHQATNIGDGPVKLLVIDQVEEGAKNTELRQ, encoded by the coding sequence ATGCGCAAAATCCTGGTTTCGGCACTGCTGACCGCGGCTGCACTTTATGCAAATTGCGCTCTGGCCCTCGACAGCAGCAGCACCCCTGTCGTCGTGACGCCGCTGGCATCACGCACGACCACCGCTTCCGGCCAGCCGATCACGCTGCCGCAGAAGAACGTGCAGGTGTTGGTGTCGACCTACGACATCGCGGTCGGCGCAACCTTGCCGGTGCACCGCCACCCCTTCCCGCGCTACGCCTATGTCGAGGCTGGAACGCTGAAGGTCACCAATGTCGACACCGGCAACAGCAACACCTACAAGACGGGCGATTTCATCATCGAAATGATCGGGCAATGGCATCAGGCCACCAATATCGGCGACGGCCCGGTCAAGCTGCTGGTCATAGACCAGGTCGAGGAAGGCGCCAAGAACACGGAATTGCGGCAGTAG
- a CDS encoding acyltransferase family protein, producing MSEISATHMVPSRSAVDRSARTRLAYLDGWRGLSIALVLIGHFFPVPGINLGVLGVEFFFVLSGRLMGEILFIERYPLKKFFKRRFSRIYPALLVFVIIAMVAFSGTFIAFKWKAALTALTFTYNYAGILVTRAGALDHIWSLCVEEHAYIILALISALVSSRNPVIPLLVALALLAMANGAVSYWVFKLDYEATYWRTDVHIASILLSASICLLKAEGRLPAVLKGPYVALAAAVGAVLLFMDPVPTPIHYLVAVPLLALAVNALDFSTAIFSNLLSSWPMAMLGLWSYSLYLWQQPFYKFVYEQGSNPWLMLVGVFACALCSYYLIERPAREWLNRNW from the coding sequence ATGTCCGAAATTTCCGCGACCCATATGGTTCCGTCCCGATCCGCCGTCGACAGATCGGCCCGGACAAGACTGGCCTATCTCGATGGTTGGCGCGGCCTGTCGATAGCCCTGGTGCTGATCGGGCATTTCTTTCCGGTGCCCGGAATCAATCTGGGCGTGCTGGGCGTCGAATTCTTCTTCGTGCTCAGCGGCCGGCTGATGGGCGAAATCCTGTTCATCGAACGCTATCCGCTGAAGAAGTTCTTCAAGCGCCGTTTCTCGCGCATCTACCCGGCGCTTCTGGTCTTCGTCATCATTGCCATGGTCGCGTTCTCCGGCACGTTCATCGCCTTCAAATGGAAGGCGGCGCTGACGGCGCTGACATTCACCTACAACTACGCCGGTATCCTCGTCACCCGGGCCGGGGCGCTGGACCATATCTGGTCGCTTTGCGTCGAGGAGCATGCCTACATTATCCTGGCGTTGATCAGTGCGCTGGTCTCCAGCCGCAACCCCGTCATCCCGCTGCTGGTGGCGCTGGCCTTGCTCGCCATGGCCAATGGTGCGGTGTCATACTGGGTGTTCAAGCTGGATTACGAGGCCACTTACTGGCGCACCGATGTGCACATCGCCTCGATCCTGCTGTCGGCTTCGATCTGCCTGCTCAAGGCCGAAGGCAGGCTGCCGGCCGTGTTGAAGGGGCCCTATGTCGCCCTGGCAGCGGCGGTAGGCGCGGTTCTGCTGTTCATGGATCCTGTGCCGACGCCGATCCATTACCTCGTGGCGGTGCCGCTGCTGGCGCTGGCCGTCAACGCGCTCGATTTCAGCACTGCAATTTTTTCCAATTTGCTGTCGTCCTGGCCAATGGCGATGTTGGGCCTGTGGTCATACTCGCTCTATTTGTGGCAACAGCCGTTCTACAAATTCGTCTACGAGCAAGGCAGTAATCCGTGGCTGATGCTGGTCGGGGTCTTTGCCTGCGCGCTATGCAGCTACTACCTCATCGAGCGGCCGGCGCGTGAATGGTTGAACCGCAACTGGTGA
- a CDS encoding copper homeostasis protein CutC — protein MTSENRPPLIEICVEGIDGLLAAQAAGADRVELCASLVEGGITPSLGTVRAALDQATVPFHVMVRPRGGDFLYSETEYRSMLADVAALSDLGVPGVVFGCLNADGTIDEKRMGELTEAAGSLNVTCHRAFDMTRDPAEALEALIRCKVGRVLTSGQRDTALEGLPLLADLVRQAGDRIIILGCGGLDLANIAEVRRKTGLAEMHFAALKDVPSAMRYRNPKVGMGGSDLDREYRNTLTDTPLVAATIAAAKA, from the coding sequence TTGACCTCAGAAAACCGCCCGCCGCTAATCGAAATCTGTGTCGAAGGCATCGATGGCCTGCTCGCCGCGCAGGCTGCCGGCGCCGACCGGGTCGAACTCTGCGCCAGCCTGGTCGAAGGCGGCATCACGCCGAGCCTCGGCACGGTGCGCGCGGCGCTGGACCAGGCGACCGTGCCGTTTCACGTCATGGTGCGGCCGCGCGGCGGTGATTTTCTCTACAGCGAGACCGAGTACCGCTCGATGCTCGCCGATGTCGCAGCACTCAGCGATCTCGGTGTGCCCGGCGTGGTGTTCGGCTGCCTGAACGCCGACGGCACCATCGATGAGAAGCGCATGGGCGAGCTGACGGAGGCGGCCGGATCGCTGAACGTCACCTGCCACCGCGCCTTCGACATGACGCGCGATCCGGCCGAGGCACTGGAAGCGCTGATCCGCTGCAAGGTCGGGCGCGTGCTGACCAGCGGCCAGCGCGATACCGCGCTCGAAGGCCTGCCGTTATTGGCCGATCTGGTGCGTCAGGCCGGTGACCGCATCATCATCCTCGGTTGCGGCGGGCTCGATCTCGCCAACATCGCCGAGGTGCGCAGAAAAACCGGACTGGCCGAAATGCATTTCGCCGCGCTGAAGGACGTGCCGAGCGCCATGCGCTACCGCAATCCCAAGGTCGGCATGGGCGGCTCCGATCTCGATCGCGAATACCGCAACACTTTGACCGACACACCGCTGGTGGCAGCAACGATCGCGGCGGCCAAGGCATGA
- a CDS encoding SRPBCC family protein translates to MPSNVFRFDESWHIPEGTPQQVWDVLSDAELLPLWWGEVYKEVVPLDGKGKASVGSRARARARGALPYELNFIIEAAELEPGRLVVVKTFGDFDGLWRAELSPSGTGTHVQLTWQVTVERPILKFLAPLLRPAFAWNHRWTTPRGEAGLRRYLRLGTTVSRRDKA, encoded by the coding sequence ATGCCAAGCAACGTCTTCCGCTTCGACGAAAGCTGGCACATTCCTGAAGGCACACCGCAGCAAGTGTGGGACGTGCTCTCCGACGCCGAATTGCTGCCGCTGTGGTGGGGCGAGGTCTACAAGGAGGTGGTGCCGCTCGACGGCAAGGGCAAGGCGTCAGTCGGTTCGCGGGCAAGGGCGCGGGCGCGCGGCGCCCTGCCCTATGAGCTGAACTTCATCATCGAAGCCGCCGAACTCGAACCCGGCCGGCTGGTCGTCGTGAAAACCTTTGGCGACTTCGACGGGCTGTGGCGGGCCGAACTGTCGCCATCGGGCACCGGCACCCATGTCCAACTGACCTGGCAGGTCACGGTCGAGAGGCCGATCCTCAAATTCCTCGCACCACTGCTGCGGCCGGCCTTCGCCTGGAACCATCGCTGGACAACGCCGCGCGGCGAAGCCGGCCTGCGGCGCTATCTCAGGCTCGGAACAACAGTGTCTCGGCGCGATAAGGCCTGA
- a CDS encoding carboxymuconolactone decarboxylase family protein: MQARIKNPVMLIPDALQALLALDKSTEAADVPYVTRKLIHLRASQVNACSLCVDMHARELKKAGEKDERIFALAAWRETPYFTEAERAALALAEAGTRLADRADAVPDDVWDEAARHYDEKALAALVVQIALINAFNRLNATTRQMVGAWG, translated from the coding sequence ATGCAAGCGAGAATCAAGAACCCGGTGATGCTCATCCCAGACGCCCTGCAGGCGCTGCTGGCGCTGGACAAGTCGACGGAGGCGGCCGATGTGCCCTATGTGACGCGCAAGCTCATTCATCTGCGCGCCAGCCAGGTCAATGCCTGCAGCCTCTGCGTCGACATGCACGCGCGCGAACTGAAGAAAGCCGGCGAGAAGGACGAGCGCATCTTTGCCCTCGCCGCATGGCGCGAGACGCCTTACTTCACCGAAGCCGAACGGGCGGCCCTGGCGCTGGCCGAGGCCGGCACGAGGCTCGCCGACCGGGCAGACGCCGTGCCGGACGATGTCTGGGACGAAGCCGCCCGGCACTATGACGAAAAGGCGCTCGCCGCACTGGTTGTCCAGATCGCCCTGATCAACGCCTTCAACCGGCTGAACGCGACGACACGCCAGATGGTCGGCGCCTGGGGCTGA
- a CDS encoding (2Fe-2S)-binding protein, translating to MSDVSLMVNGKRVSGAAEDRTLLVHFLRENLGLTGTHVGCDTSQCGACVVHVDGRAVKSCSMLAVQASGSTVVTIEGLANGADLHPVQAAFKEHHGLQCGFCTPGMIMTATDMIARHPEGLDEATVRAELEGNICRCTGYHNIVKAILAASKTMSKGAAKAKAKQAA from the coding sequence ATGTCGGACGTTTCGTTGATGGTGAACGGCAAGCGGGTCAGCGGGGCCGCCGAGGACCGAACGCTGCTGGTTCACTTCCTGCGCGAGAATCTCGGCCTGACCGGGACGCATGTCGGCTGCGACACCTCGCAATGCGGGGCCTGCGTCGTCCATGTCGACGGCAGGGCGGTCAAGTCCTGCTCGATGCTCGCGGTACAAGCCTCAGGGTCGACCGTCGTGACGATCGAAGGTCTGGCCAACGGCGCCGACCTGCACCCCGTGCAGGCCGCCTTCAAGGAACATCACGGCCTGCAATGCGGCTTCTGCACGCCAGGCATGATCATGACGGCAACCGACATGATCGCCCGCCATCCCGAGGGCCTCGACGAGGCGACGGTGCGGGCCGAGCTGGAAGGCAACATCTGCCGCTGTACCGGCTACCACAACATCGTCAAGGCGATCCTCGCCGCATCGAAGACGATGTCGAAGGGGGCCGCGAAGGCCAAAGCGAAACAGGCTGCGTGA